The Archangium primigenium genomic interval GCCAAGGCCGAGCGCGAGCTGGGCTTCCGGGCCCGGGACGTCCACGAGACGCTCCAGGACACGGTGAACGACCTCTACACCCGCATGGCGCCCGGCCACCTGCCCGGCACCAAGGGTCGGCTCGCCGACCTGCGCGAAGGCTCCTGAGCCCCGCCGCTCCCCTTCCCCCTCGGACTCGGGGGAAGGCGGCCACTCAAGCCGACGGGCTCAGCCCACCACGCGGTTGCGGCCCGTCTTCTTCGCCTTGTAGAGGTTGGCGTCCGCGATCTTGATGAACTGCAGCGGCTCCACCATGTCGGGCGTCATGTCGGCCACGCCCAGCGACAAGGTGACGGGAATGTCCTGGTTCTCGAAGACGAACGGCTTCTTCTCGATACACTGACGGATCTTCTCCGCGAAGATGCGCGCCTTGTCGCCCCCGTCCTCGGGGATGACGACCGCGAACTCCTCGCCGCCGTAGCGCGCGAAGCACTGCTCCTTGCGCACCAGCCGCTTGAGCGTCTGCGCCAGCTCGCGCAGGACGTAGTCCCCCGCCAGGTGGCCGTGCACGTCGTTGATCTTCTTGAAGAAGTCGATGTCGAAGATCATCAACGTCAAGGGGCGTCCATAACGGTGGCACCGGCCCATCTCGCGCTCCAGGTACTCCAGGAAGTAGCGCTTGTTGTTGATGCCGGTCAGACCGTCCTGGATGGTGAGCGTGTAGATGGTCTCGTGGTACTGCAGCTCCACGTTGTCGCCGGTGAGGAACTTGAAGATCGAGCCCCCCACCTTGATGAGATCGCCGCTGCGCAGCGGCGTCTCCTGCGTCACTTCCTGATCGTTCAGGTAGGTGCCGTTGGTGGAGCCCAGGTCCTGCACGAACATCCGCCCCTGCTTGCGGATGATGCGCGCATGCCTGCGCGAGACGTTGTCGAGGTCCACCACGATGTGGTTTCCCTCTTCACGCCCGATGGTGAACTCGAGGTCGAGGAGCGTGTACTTCTTGCCCAGCTCCGGCCCGTGAATCTGCACGATGCAGCATTCCGAGTCGACCGGGGTCGCCAACTCCTTGATCGAGGAGATCTTGGTTACTCGGGTTTCGTCGCCAGCCATCGACTTCGAGACATAGCACGCCTTCCAGGTGGGAAGCCATGAGGGGCCAGCAGGTTGGCGCGGTTTAGGTACTCAACGAACCCACCTCCCCCGGGGTCGATGGGACTTGCCGGGTATTGCCCGCCAGGTAACTTGCCGACCCCTATGGCGAAATTGCTGGCAATGATCCTCGCGGGGGGGGCCGGAACCCGGCTCGAACCCCTGACTCGTGAACGCGCCAAGCCGGCCGTGCCGTTCGGTGGCCGCTACCGCATCATCGACTTCGTCCTCTCGAACTTCGCCAACTCCGGCATCTACCGGATGAAGGTGCTGACCCAGTACAAGAGCGACTCGCTCAACAAGCACCTGTCGCGCTCGTGGCGGATGTCGGCCTTCCTGGACCACTACGTGGAGACGGTGCCGGCGCAGATGCGCACGGGCATGGACTGGTACAAGGGCAGCGTCGACGCCATCTACCAGAACCTCAACATCATCACCGACGAGGAGCCCGACTACATCTTCGTCTTCGGCGCGGACCACATCTACCGGATGGACTGCCGGCAGATGTTGGACTTCCACGTGCAGAACAAGGCCGCGTGCACCGTGGCCGCCATCCCGGTGCCCATCGCGGAGGGCCGGGAGTTCGGCATCATCGACGTGGACGCGAACGGGCGCATGCGCGGCTTCGTGGAGAAGCCCAAGAACCCGCCGCCCATGCCGGGCAACCCCGACTACTGCCTGGCGTCCATGGGCAACTACCTCTTCTCCACCGACTCGTTGGTGAAGGAAGTGGTGCGCGACGCGGCCAACGAGGCGAGCGTCCACGACTTCGGCAAGTCCATCATCAGCGAGCTGTACAAGCGCGAGCCGGTGTACGTGTACGACTTCGCCACCAACAACATCTCCGGCCAGGAGGGCAAGGAGCGGGGCTACTGGCGCGACGTGGGCAACATCGACACGTACTACCAGGCCAACATGGATCTGGTGGAGGTGGACCCCGTGTTCAACCTCTACAACGACCGCTGGCCCATCTACACCCAGCCCAACAACTTCCCGCCGGCCAAGTTCGTCTTCGCCGACCGGGAGAACAAGCGCGTGGGCCACGCCATGGACTCGCTGGTGAGCGAGGGCTGCATCATCTCCGGCGGCCACGTGAAGCGCTCGGTGCTCTCGCCCAAGGTGCGCGTCAACTCGTTCTCCGAGATCGAGGACAGCCTGCTCTTCGAGAACGTCACCATCGGGCGGCGCTGCCGCATCCGGCGCGCCATCATCGACAAGAACGTGGAGATCCCCCCGGAGATGACCATCGGCTACGACCTCGAGGAGGATCGCCGCCGCTTCCACGTCACCTCGGGCGGCGTGGTCGTCATCCCCAAGGGCATGAAGGTCGCCTGAGCATCCCCGGCGTCAGGCGGGCCCGGACACAGGGCCCGCCCCCGGGGCGCACCGACGGCGGACTACTTGGTGAAGGCCGCCTTCACTTCCGGCTTGTTGATGACCACCAGCGCCCAGATGCCCGCGGGAATGCCGATGCAGCAGCACGGCCCGAAGCACGGGACGATGGCGATGATGGCCGCGGCCATGGACAGCCCGTAGTTGCGCAGGTTCTTCATCTGCAGGGCGCCGTAGAACGTCACGCCACTGAGCGCGAGGGTGAAGAGGTTGCCCACGACGCCAAAGGAGTTGGCCCGCTCCACCCAGGGGATGAGGTTCTCCATGTTGGTCTGGCGCAGCTGCTCGAGCTGCTCGGGCGACAGCGTGCCACCGCCCATCATGGACGAGATGAAGCTGAAGAAGGCCCCCGCGAGGCCCAGGCCGGCGGTGACCATCAGCAGGATGGCCGGACCGGACACGGCCTCGCGCGCCGCTTGGGTGTTCATCGGCGCGGGTGCGCCGGGAAAATCATTCTGGAAGTTGTCCATGTGTGTGTACGGCCTCGTCGTGGCTGCGTGGAAGAACGCTCCGGGCCGCGCGGGCCCCCTCGCGGCGGGATTCCACTCGGAGGCGGACGGAAGCGCCAGTGAATTGACGCACCGTCCAGTGACATGGACCCCTACACGACGGGCGACAGGCCTCCGTCCACGTTGAGGGCCACGCCCGTCACGTAGCCCGCGCGGGGCGAGAGCAGGAAGGCCACCACGTCCGCGAACTCCTCGGCCCGGCCCACCCGGCCCAGGGGAATCTCCGTGCCGCGCCCCATCTGGTGGTAGAGCGCCTCCAGGGACTGGCCCGAGGACGCCGCGCGGCGCTCCCATTGGCCGCTCTCGATGAGGCCCGGCAGCACGGCGTTCACCCGGATGCCCTCCGCGCCCAGCTCCTTGGACAGCGTCTTGGTGAGCGCCATGCCGGCCGCCCGGGACACCGAGGACGGCGCGGAGCGGGCCCCGGGCGCCTTGGCGGAGACGGCCAGCACGTTGACGATGGCGCCCCCGCCCGCCGCGCGCAGCAGGGGCAACACCCGCCGCGAGGTGCGCACCGCGGCGAACAGCTTGAGCTGGAGGTCCGCCTCCCACGTGGCGTCATCCACCTCCGCGAAGGGCCGCGCCGACGAGGCCCCGGCGTTGTTCACCAGCCCGTCCACCCGGCCCCAGCGCGCCACCGCCGCGTCCACGAAGGCGTCCACCTGGGCCGGCTGGGTGACGTCCGCCACCACCGGCAGCACGTCCCCGCCCGCCTCGCGCAACCGCGCGGCCGTGGCCTCCAACCGCTCGGCGTTGCGGGCGCACAGGGCCACCCGGGCGCCCTCGGCGACGAGCCTCCGGGCCACCGCCGCCCCGATGCCGTCCGAGCCTCCCGTCACCAGCACCACCTTGTCCTTCAGCTCCAGATCCACGGAAGGCTCCTCGGGCCGCGCGGCTCAGGCCGGCTGCTTGACCATCTGGGGACGCTTGTCGAAGGTCGCCACCGTGCGGGCGATCTCCTCGTTCACCTGGCGCAGGAAGTCCTGCTTCTCGCGCGCCGGCAGGAAGGCGCTCTTGAAGCCGGACACGATGATGGTGGTCAGGTCCTCCAGGGACA includes:
- a CDS encoding GGDEF domain-containing protein, which produces MAGDETRVTKISSIKELATPVDSECCIVQIHGPELGKKYTLLDLEFTIGREEGNHIVVDLDNVSRRHARIIRKQGRMFVQDLGSTNGTYLNDQEVTQETPLRSGDLIKVGGSIFKFLTGDNVELQYHETIYTLTIQDGLTGINNKRYFLEYLEREMGRCHRYGRPLTLMIFDIDFFKKINDVHGHLAGDYVLRELAQTLKRLVRKEQCFARYGGEEFAVVIPEDGGDKARIFAEKIRQCIEKKPFVFENQDIPVTLSLGVADMTPDMVEPLQFIKIADANLYKAKKTGRNRVVG
- the glgC gene encoding glucose-1-phosphate adenylyltransferase encodes the protein MAKLLAMILAGGAGTRLEPLTRERAKPAVPFGGRYRIIDFVLSNFANSGIYRMKVLTQYKSDSLNKHLSRSWRMSAFLDHYVETVPAQMRTGMDWYKGSVDAIYQNLNIITDEEPDYIFVFGADHIYRMDCRQMLDFHVQNKAACTVAAIPVPIAEGREFGIIDVDANGRMRGFVEKPKNPPPMPGNPDYCLASMGNYLFSTDSLVKEVVRDAANEASVHDFGKSIISELYKREPVYVYDFATNNISGQEGKERGYWRDVGNIDTYYQANMDLVEVDPVFNLYNDRWPIYTQPNNFPPAKFVFADRENKRVGHAMDSLVSEGCIISGGHVKRSVLSPKVRVNSFSEIEDSLLFENVTIGRRCRIRRAIIDKNVEIPPEMTIGYDLEEDRRRFHVTSGGVVVIPKGMKVA
- a CDS encoding SDR family oxidoreductase produces the protein MDLELKDKVVLVTGGSDGIGAAVARRLVAEGARVALCARNAERLEATAARLREAGGDVLPVVADVTQPAQVDAFVDAAVARWGRVDGLVNNAGASSARPFAEVDDATWEADLQLKLFAAVRTSRRVLPLLRAAGGGAIVNVLAVSAKAPGARSAPSSVSRAAGMALTKTLSKELGAEGIRVNAVLPGLIESGQWERRAASSGQSLEALYHQMGRGTEIPLGRVGRAEEFADVVAFLLSPRAGYVTGVALNVDGGLSPVV